The following are encoded in a window of Alphaproteobacteria bacterium genomic DNA:
- a CDS encoding FadR family transcriptional regulator, protein MKPTPKATLSRLAVVRPKRLYEQIAEQVEALIRDGSFAPGTRLPAERELAEQLGVSRPSIREALIALEAAGLIETRIGDGTYVRDASGGKPVFPLETSKDLGPGTLEQFEARRAIETTIAEMAARRASTSEIEDLRDCVARMRKLIEAGKSPSEEHRYFHARLAEIAGNSILAGAVKELWRLRQGEMWDLLRRHVENSQSWRDGLEFRERLISALAAQDPAKARKEMRRHFDRVEKLYFDTKI, encoded by the coding sequence ATGAAACCGACCCCCAAAGCAACGCTCAGCCGTCTCGCCGTCGTTCGGCCCAAACGGCTTTACGAACAGATCGCCGAGCAGGTCGAAGCGCTGATCCGCGACGGCAGTTTCGCGCCGGGCACACGGTTGCCGGCCGAGCGCGAATTGGCCGAGCAACTCGGCGTCAGCCGTCCGTCGATCCGCGAGGCGCTGATCGCGCTGGAAGCCGCCGGCCTGATCGAAACGCGGATCGGCGACGGCACCTATGTGCGCGACGCCTCCGGTGGCAAGCCGGTGTTTCCGCTGGAGACGTCGAAGGATTTGGGGCCGGGCACGCTCGAACAATTCGAGGCGCGCCGTGCGATCGAAACGACCATCGCTGAGATGGCGGCGCGCCGCGCCTCGACATCTGAGATCGAAGACCTTCGCGATTGCGTTGCGCGCATGCGCAAGTTGATCGAGGCCGGCAAGTCGCCTTCGGAAGAGCATCGCTATTTCCACGCGCGCTTGGCCGAAATCGCGGGCAACTCGATCCTGGCGGGGGCCGTCAAAGAGCTTTGGCGCCTGCGCCAAGGCGAGATGTGGGATTTGCTACGACGCCACGTCGAAAACTCCCAAAGCTGGCGCGACGGTCTGGAATTCCGCGAGCGCCTGATATCCGCGCTGGCGGCGCAGGATCCGGCGAAGGCGCGCAAGGAAATGCGGCGCCATTTCGATCGGGTCGAGAAGCTCTATTTCGATACCAAAATCTGA
- a CDS encoding extracellular solute-binding protein, giving the protein MTIQVTRRVALAGAGALAVPAIWRNAAAQTPATVTMWTFLDPAKPGGRESALKQMIESFEAKNSNVKIRVEPQVWTTLAEKFVLGHNTRNAPDIGWVNAENLGLILNTDAAADLKPLVVDTWSAQRRDDLAVPAALQAVTVGGKVLAMPLMAITWTLMYRRDLLAQTGLTPDSLKTWDGVLEAAKRMTKDTNGDGQPDIWGLGLGLASERFSATPAVLAAIGGQNGIFTDDCKARIATPEAERALTWQADLITKHRVTPREAVAMTSDDAIDQFAAGRYGMMIIANSRFEQIQRTAAGWNKDDLAQVGIPGWNAQKGGPAVITGWFAVAWRNSPRLRQAAAFIDHMTNADAMALWQSPGGQVPMLKSLAANPRMAEPANAPLRLVANEFSTNGFMMPGRCNWSRTLADFNLATQQLVLGQRSAADALKIAERTTQERQ; this is encoded by the coding sequence ATGACCATCCAAGTGACGAGGCGCGTCGCGTTGGCCGGCGCAGGTGCGCTGGCGGTACCTGCGATCTGGCGCAACGCCGCGGCGCAGACGCCGGCGACGGTGACGATGTGGACGTTCCTCGATCCCGCCAAACCGGGCGGGCGGGAATCCGCGCTCAAACAAATGATTGAATCGTTCGAGGCGAAAAATTCGAACGTGAAGATCCGCGTCGAGCCGCAGGTGTGGACGACGCTCGCAGAGAAATTCGTGCTCGGCCACAACACGCGCAACGCGCCGGATATCGGCTGGGTCAATGCCGAAAATCTCGGTCTGATCCTCAACACCGACGCGGCCGCCGATCTGAAGCCGCTGGTGGTCGATACGTGGTCGGCGCAGCGGCGCGACGATTTGGCCGTACCCGCGGCCCTGCAGGCCGTGACCGTCGGGGGCAAGGTGCTCGCCATGCCGCTGATGGCGATCACTTGGACGCTGATGTACCGGCGCGATCTTCTGGCGCAAACGGGCTTGACGCCCGACAGCCTGAAGACCTGGGACGGCGTTCTCGAAGCCGCCAAGCGCATGACCAAGGATACGAATGGCGACGGTCAGCCGGATATTTGGGGCCTTGGCCTCGGCCTCGCCAGCGAACGTTTCTCGGCGACGCCGGCAGTGCTCGCGGCGATCGGCGGGCAGAACGGCATATTCACCGACGACTGCAAGGCGCGCATCGCGACGCCGGAGGCCGAGCGTGCCCTTACCTGGCAGGCCGATCTCATCACCAAGCATCGCGTCACGCCGCGCGAGGCCGTTGCGATGACGTCGGACGATGCGATCGATCAGTTCGCCGCCGGGCGCTACGGGATGATGATCATCGCCAATAGCCGTTTTGAACAGATACAGCGCACGGCGGCGGGCTGGAACAAGGACGATCTTGCCCAAGTCGGCATTCCGGGTTGGAACGCACAGAAGGGCGGCCCGGCCGTCATTACAGGCTGGTTCGCGGTCGCTTGGCGTAACTCGCCGCGTCTGCGGCAAGCGGCGGCGTTCATCGATCACATGACAAATGCCGACGCGATGGCGCTGTGGCAGTCGCCGGGCGGTCAGGTGCCGATGCTAAAAAGCCTCGCCGCGAATCCGCGGATGGCCGAACCCGCGAATGCGCCGCTGCGCCTCGTCGCCAACGAGTTCTCGACGAACGGCTTCATGATGCCCGGCCGCTGCAATTGGTCGCGCACCTTGGCTGACTTTAATCTCGCCACGCAACAACTCGTGCTGGGACAGCGCAGCGCCGCCGACGCGCTGAAGATCGCCGAACGCACGACACAGGAACGCCAGTAA
- a CDS encoding sugar ABC transporter permease → METRRAEFWVPYRLIAPAVALEAGLVIGPLLVGFWYSLHNVRFFQIRSFVGWDNYARVVTSPEVLGSLAATAIFAFFSLILTFALGFALALWLERDGRSATLMRAIVLVPYMIAMLVGSMLLKWLFSQEAGLSQLALGPLGMGDVSILANPKSAMAALVFNAMWRDAAFAMIMLLAGLKSIPPSLHLAARVDGADAWMRFRRITLPLLRIPILITVVRLLIHFVNILTFPLILTGGGPGNSTEVVVLRMFRLGFQDHILGPANALAILVFLANLALVAMLLLLFRRAGRL, encoded by the coding sequence ATGGAAACGCGTCGCGCCGAATTTTGGGTGCCGTATCGGCTGATTGCGCCGGCGGTGGCACTGGAGGCTGGCTTGGTGATCGGGCCGCTTCTGGTCGGCTTCTGGTACAGCCTTCACAATGTCCGTTTCTTCCAGATCCGATCCTTCGTCGGCTGGGACAACTATGCGCGCGTCGTCACCTCGCCCGAGGTTCTGGGAAGCCTCGCTGCGACGGCGATCTTCGCCTTCTTCTCGCTGATATTGACCTTCGCATTGGGATTCGCATTGGCGTTGTGGCTGGAGCGCGACGGACGTTCGGCCACACTGATGCGCGCGATCGTGCTCGTTCCCTACATGATCGCGATGCTCGTCGGCTCAATGCTTCTCAAATGGCTCTTCTCCCAGGAAGCGGGATTGTCGCAACTCGCCCTTGGGCCTTTAGGCATGGGCGATGTATCGATCCTCGCCAATCCCAAATCCGCGATGGCGGCGCTGGTGTTCAACGCGATGTGGCGCGATGCGGCTTTCGCGATGATCATGTTGCTCGCCGGCCTTAAAAGCATACCGCCATCTCTGCATCTGGCCGCGCGCGTGGACGGCGCCGATGCGTGGATGCGCTTCCGGCGCATCACGCTGCCGCTGCTGCGTATCCCCATCCTGATCACGGTCGTCCGGCTGCTGATCCACTTCGTCAACATCCTGACGTTTCCACTGATCTTAACGGGCGGCGGGCCGGGCAATTCAACCGAGGTGGTGGTGCTGCGCATGTTCCGCCTCGGCTTCCAGGACCACATTCTGGGCCCGGCCAACGCGCTGGCGATCCTGGTGTTCCTCGCCAATCTGGCGCTGGTCGCGATGCTGCTTCTGTTGTTTCGCCGCGCGGGGAGGCTCTGA
- a CDS encoding carbohydrate ABC transporter permease encodes MTDVFAHALRRKAARLAVNALIGLFALLPILWGFLSSLKPTDKIVEFPPRLLPENPTLEHYVRIFADNAAYFIANSIAVSAASVLLTLALGALAGYAIARFRFPGRDTLMVSTVAVMSIPIASLLVPTFTLLSATGLADTRLGLVLLYSAYQLPVVVWMLYGYFLSLPVEVENAARVDGCSPTRTLFKVVLPLSKPGLVAAGLFVLVFAWNDFVVAVTMTSSETARTFPVAIYFYLGFYGREWGPLLAASIVSIVPIVAIFVFLQRHFVSGLTGGGVKG; translated from the coding sequence ATGACCGACGTTTTCGCGCATGCTTTGCGCCGTAAGGCGGCACGCCTCGCGGTCAACGCGCTGATCGGATTGTTCGCGCTGCTGCCGATCCTGTGGGGTTTTCTGTCGTCGCTGAAGCCGACCGATAAGATCGTCGAGTTTCCGCCGCGCCTACTGCCCGAGAATCCGACGCTTGAGCATTACGTGCGTATCTTCGCCGACAACGCAGCCTATTTCATCGCCAACAGTATCGCCGTCTCGGCCGCAAGCGTCCTCCTGACGTTGGCGCTGGGAGCGCTTGCCGGATATGCGATCGCGCGCTTCCGATTTCCCGGCCGCGACACGTTGATGGTCTCGACCGTTGCGGTCATGTCGATCCCGATCGCCTCGTTGCTCGTGCCCACATTTACGCTCCTCAGCGCCACCGGTCTCGCCGATACGCGCCTGGGGCTCGTGTTGCTCTATTCGGCCTACCAGCTGCCGGTCGTCGTGTGGATGCTCTACGGTTATTTCCTATCGCTGCCGGTGGAGGTGGAGAACGCCGCGCGCGTCGACGGCTGCTCGCCGACGCGCACCCTGTTCAAGGTCGTGCTGCCGCTTTCGAAACCCGGCTTGGTCGCGGCGGGTTTGTTCGTGCTGGTCTTCGCTTGGAACGACTTCGTCGTCGCGGTGACGATGACGTCGAGTGAGACCGCGCGAACCTTCCCCGTGGCGATCTATTTCTATCTCGGCTTCTACGGCCGGGAATGGGGCCCGCTTTTGGCGGCGTCCATCGTCTCGATCGTGCCCATCGTCGCGATCTTCGTGTTTCTCCAGCGGCATTTCGTCTCCGGTTTGACCGGCGGCGGCGTGAAGGGTTGA
- a CDS encoding ABC transporter ATP-binding protein gives MSAVRFSGVSKNYGPVVALAGLDLDVAEGEFLSLLGPSGSGKSTTLGLLAGLIDADGGKIEIAGRDVTALPPEKRDLAMVFQNYALYPHLTVMENIAFPLEARKPKPDAGEIRRKVEAVAQALGIGALLARYPREISGGQQQRVALGRAMVRDPKVFLLDEPLSNLDARLRIRMRRDLKALHAQLGSTIVYVTHDQSEAMTLSSRIAIFNHGKLQQVAPPAEIYDRPANAFVANFVGDREMNFLDGELGVQGGVPRFVCAGGSVALHPSAAVLGGGKLRMGVRAEAIAPGRDKGDLRGTVALAELAGPDLFLTVRLAEGAEIVARADPREFTAREGEAVSLAFDPARIHLFDAETGIARHHGAA, from the coding sequence ATGTCGGCTGTACGTTTCAGCGGCGTCTCCAAAAACTACGGCCCCGTCGTTGCGTTGGCGGGTCTCGATCTCGACGTGGCGGAGGGCGAGTTCCTGTCGCTGCTGGGCCCGTCGGGCTCGGGCAAGTCGACGACACTAGGCTTGCTCGCGGGCTTGATCGACGCCGACGGCGGCAAAATCGAGATCGCCGGACGCGACGTAACGGCGCTCCCGCCCGAAAAGCGCGATCTGGCGATGGTGTTCCAGAACTACGCGCTCTATCCGCATCTCACGGTGATGGAGAACATTGCCTTCCCGCTGGAGGCGCGCAAACCCAAGCCCGACGCCGGCGAAATCCGTCGCAAGGTCGAGGCGGTCGCGCAGGCGCTGGGTATCGGCGCGCTGCTCGCGCGCTATCCGCGCGAGATTTCGGGCGGCCAGCAGCAGCGTGTGGCGCTGGGCCGCGCGATGGTACGCGACCCCAAAGTGTTCCTGCTGGACGAGCCGCTGTCCAATCTCGACGCGCGCTTGCGCATCCGCATGCGCCGGGACCTCAAGGCGCTGCACGCCCAGCTCGGCTCGACCATCGTCTATGTGACGCACGATCAGTCGGAGGCGATGACGCTGTCGTCGCGCATCGCGATCTTCAATCACGGCAAGCTGCAGCAGGTCGCTCCGCCCGCCGAGATTTACGACCGGCCCGCCAATGCCTTCGTCGCGAACTTCGTCGGCGATCGCGAGATGAACTTCCTCGACGGCGAGCTCGGCGTTCAAGGCGGCGTCCCGCGTTTCGTGTGCGCGGGCGGTTCCGTTGCGCTCCATCCGTCGGCGGCCGTGCTCGGCGGCGGAAAGCTTAGGATGGGCGTGCGCGCCGAGGCGATCGCGCCCGGCCGCGACAAGGGCGATCTGCGCGGAACGGTGGCACTCGCCGAGCTTGCCGGACCGGATCTGTTTTTGACCGTGCGCCTCGCCGAGGGCGCCGAGATCGTTGCGCGCGCCGATCCGCGCGAATTCACGGCGCGCGAGGGGGAGGCGGTGTCGCTCGCCTTCGATCCCGCGCGCATTCACTTGTTCGACGCTGAAACCGGAATCGCCCGCCATCACGGCGCGGCCTGA
- a CDS encoding FAD-dependent oxidoreductase: MAQKLHHAEYDVVVVGGGCAGVAAAISAAKNGAKTLLLEAGSMIGGELITGLPVDGALNARGEWIVGGVLKEILDEHERLGGYIGPIKDWRLIWYVCIDPEIMKIAVANVVRRHGVHVWMYSFAEDVVMDNGEVRGVVVLNKRQRTLVSAKVFIDCSGDGDVAMMAGAEAMISNDKGEFQPLTMLFRMSGVDSKRLLDFCVEAPENLAVGESEWMGSDLTPRQCAEKLREQGHPAVFVKGNGPLIQDGIRNGDLKYETALIGIIPVSAERGEVSINTTRIANIDATDTVKLSEAFNGLVDQVWNCVAFMRKRVPGFENAHFSGLAHRLGIRETRRIVGDYVLTGDDVLNARKRDDAIGKGSHHIDIHQDGIKQVRIPVKHGGSYDMPYDMLLTKSLKNVYIAGRCMSADREGHGSARVMGPCMAQGEAAGLGAVISLRGNDPGNIRSVPVRQLREGLAAQGAILSGTH; encoded by the coding sequence ATGGCTCAGAAACTCCATCACGCGGAATATGACGTCGTCGTCGTGGGCGGCGGTTGTGCGGGCGTCGCCGCGGCGATCAGTGCCGCCAAGAACGGTGCCAAGACGCTGCTGCTCGAAGCGGGCTCGATGATCGGCGGCGAGCTAATCACTGGCCTGCCGGTTGACGGCGCATTGAACGCGCGCGGCGAATGGATCGTCGGCGGCGTGCTGAAGGAGATTCTGGACGAGCACGAACGACTGGGCGGCTATATCGGGCCGATCAAGGATTGGCGCCTGATCTGGTACGTGTGCATCGATCCGGAGATCATGAAGATCGCCGTCGCCAATGTCGTGCGCCGCCACGGCGTGCATGTGTGGATGTACTCCTTCGCCGAAGACGTGGTGATGGACAATGGCGAAGTGCGCGGCGTGGTCGTGCTCAACAAGCGCCAGCGTACGCTCGTTTCCGCCAAGGTGTTCATCGACTGCTCGGGTGATGGCGATGTCGCGATGATGGCGGGCGCCGAGGCGATGATCTCCAACGACAAGGGCGAGTTCCAGCCGCTGACGATGCTGTTCCGCATGTCGGGTGTGGATTCCAAGCGCTTGCTCGATTTCTGCGTCGAGGCGCCGGAGAACCTCGCGGTCGGCGAAAGCGAATGGATGGGTTCGGATCTGACGCCGCGCCAATGCGCCGAGAAGCTTCGCGAACAAGGGCATCCGGCCGTGTTCGTCAAAGGCAACGGCCCGCTGATTCAAGACGGTATCCGTAACGGCGATCTGAAGTACGAGACCGCCTTGATCGGCATTATCCCGGTATCGGCGGAACGCGGCGAGGTGTCGATCAACACGACGCGAATCGCCAATATCGATGCGACCGATACGGTGAAATTGTCGGAGGCTTTCAACGGCCTGGTCGATCAGGTGTGGAATTGCGTGGCGTTCATGCGCAAGCGCGTGCCCGGCTTCGAGAACGCGCATTTCTCGGGTCTGGCGCATCGCTTGGGCATTCGTGAAACGCGCCGCATCGTCGGCGACTACGTGCTGACCGGCGACGACGTGCTGAATGCGCGCAAGCGCGACGACGCGATCGGCAAGGGCTCCCACCATATCGACATCCATCAGGACGGCATCAAGCAAGTCCGCATCCCGGTGAAGCACGGCGGATCCTACGACATGCCCTACGACATGCTGCTGACCAAGAGCTTGAAGAACGTCTATATCGCCGGGCGTTGCATGTCGGCCGATCGCGAAGGCCACGGCTCTGCGCGCGTCATGGGGCCATGCATGGCGCAGGGCGAAGCGGCGGGCTTGGGGGCGGTGATCAGCCTGCGCGGCAACGATCCGGGCAATATCCGCAGCGTGCCGGTGCGCCAGTTGCGTGAAGGTCTCGCGGCGCAAGGGGCGATTCTGTCCGGCACGCATTAA
- a CDS encoding GMC family oxidoreductase N-terminal domain-containing protein: MDAAHGASRVDFVIVGGGAAGSVLAARLSEDPRRRIVLVEAGPDLDPERRPDLTDTYGGRAFVDPAYFWPGLRARHAVGGPEHAFKQGMLLGGGSTINGQISLRGAPADYDHWAVAGAKGWGWDSVLPFFRKLETDLDFGGPLHGDAGPIKIRRAPPETWDAATLAYMRAWSQLGHKRLDDLNGPFGDGYGALPFSNDGQLRHSASRAYLTDAVRARPNLSIVANARVLRVAIENGRAAGIEFRRDGETRRIDADHVILSAGAIRSPQLLMLSGIGDQAELARHGIDIRAHRPGVGRNLQDHPIVSISAYVDPKARGVKPSRGVSTYLRYSSGVPDCEPSDMVLSGGARSMWHDVGERICSLRAYLCLPYSRGQLTLAAADPGVDPIIDFNGMSDPRDSRRLVEGFRLVAHILDGMMRPGVVSDVFPSRLSPLIEKLSKPTAFNALLGSVGAIAMDASATLRRFVIRNVITDGASLADILRDDATTESYIRQIVGTSWHPSGTCRMGAADDPDAVVDASGAVIGVRGLTVADASIMPRIVRTNTNLPTLMIAEKIAARFT, translated from the coding sequence ATGGACGCAGCACACGGTGCTAGCCGCGTCGATTTCGTGATCGTCGGCGGCGGGGCGGCGGGCAGCGTGCTCGCCGCCCGGCTTTCCGAAGACCCGCGCCGGCGCATCGTGCTGGTCGAGGCGGGGCCCGATCTCGATCCCGAGCGTCGCCCAGACCTGACCGATACCTATGGCGGGCGTGCCTTTGTCGATCCGGCCTATTTCTGGCCGGGGTTGCGCGCGCGCCACGCCGTCGGCGGGCCGGAGCATGCGTTCAAGCAAGGCATGCTGCTGGGCGGTGGATCGACGATCAACGGCCAGATTTCGCTACGGGGCGCGCCCGCCGACTACGATCATTGGGCGGTCGCGGGCGCCAAAGGTTGGGGCTGGGATTCGGTTCTGCCGTTCTTCCGCAAGCTCGAAACCGATCTTGATTTCGGCGGACCGCTGCACGGCGACGCGGGACCGATCAAGATCAGGCGCGCGCCGCCCGAGACCTGGGATGCGGCGACGCTTGCCTATATGCGTGCATGGTCACAGCTCGGCCATAAGCGCCTCGACGATCTCAACGGCCCGTTCGGCGATGGGTATGGCGCGCTGCCGTTCAGCAATGACGGACAGCTGCGTCATTCCGCCTCGCGTGCCTATCTGACCGACGCGGTCCGTGCGCGGCCCAATCTATCGATTGTTGCGAACGCCCGTGTATTGCGCGTCGCGATCGAAAACGGTCGCGCCGCCGGAATCGAGTTTCGCCGTGACGGCGAAACGCGGCGGATCGACGCCGATCACGTGATTCTGAGCGCGGGGGCTATCCGCTCGCCGCAATTGCTGATGCTGTCGGGGATCGGGGATCAAGCCGAATTGGCGCGGCACGGGATCGACATCCGCGCGCATCGACCTGGCGTGGGGCGCAATCTTCAGGACCATCCGATCGTTTCGATTTCGGCCTATGTCGATCCCAAAGCGCGGGGCGTGAAGCCGTCGCGCGGCGTATCGACCTATCTGCGCTACAGCTCGGGTGTGCCGGATTGCGAGCCATCGGACATGGTGCTGTCGGGAGGTGCACGCTCGATGTGGCACGATGTGGGCGAGCGCATCTGCTCGCTGCGCGCCTATCTGTGCCTGCCGTACTCGCGCGGCCAACTCACGCTTGCTGCCGCCGATCCGGGCGTCGATCCGATCATCGATTTCAACGGCATGTCCGATCCACGCGATTCGCGCCGCCTCGTCGAAGGCTTCCGCTTGGTCGCGCATATTCTGGATGGGATGATGCGTCCCGGCGTGGTGTCGGACGTATTCCCGTCGCGCCTGTCGCCGTTGATCGAGAAACTGAGCAAGCCCACCGCCTTCAACGCGCTGCTGGGAAGTGTCGGCGCGATCGCGATGGACGCTTCGGCGACATTGCGACGTTTCGTGATCCGCAATGTCATCACCGACGGCGCGTCGCTTGCAGACATTCTGCGCGACGACGCGACGACCGAATCCTATATCCGCCAGATCGTCGGCACGTCGTGGCACCCGTCGGGCACGTGCCGGATGGGGGCTGCGGACGATCCCGATGCGGTCGTCGACGCAAGCGGTGCTGTGATCGGTGTCCGTGGCCTGACGGTAGCCGACGCTTCAATCATGCCGCGCATCGTGCGGACGAACACCAATCTACCGACGCTGATGATCGCCGAGAAGATCGCCGCTCGGTTCACATAA
- a CDS encoding tyrosine-type recombinase/integrase: MSRRSDLQSRIRDASDIYSTAGHAKRWWDKLDVAGWRKFGVQNFYEFRKGFGKPAITLHGLRHAYASLEIERGVTPKVLQQRMGHSSYLTTTDLYGHLWKDRTQDKNDAEALDSKVTEIGEMLDLDFEAF, encoded by the coding sequence ATTTCGCGACGTTCCGATCTCCAATCGCGTATACGCGATGCTTCAGACATATATTCAACAGCAGGCCATGCCAAGAGATGGTGGGATAAGCTCGACGTTGCCGGCTGGCGAAAGTTCGGGGTTCAAAATTTCTATGAATTTCGGAAAGGGTTTGGAAAGCCAGCCATTACGTTGCATGGATTGAGACATGCGTATGCAAGCTTGGAAATTGAACGTGGTGTGACTCCTAAAGTCCTCCAGCAACGCATGGGGCACTCAAGCTATCTGACGACCACCGATCTCTACGGTCATCTTTGGAAAGATCGTACGCAAGACAAGAATGATGCTGAGGCCCTGGACTCAAAAGTCACGGAAATAGGCGAGATGCTCGATCTTGATTTTGAAGCGTTCTGA
- a CDS encoding flavin reductase, which produces MGEADPAVSIDAFRAGMSRLGAAVNIVTTDGPSGKHGITASAVCSVTDTPPTLLVCVNRSSSAHDVIVGNGALCVNVLGQGHEDLAMRFGKPGIAPEERFAADAWTTLVTGAPLLKSATAGFDCRVIERHMVGTHSVVIARVVGIAKADLGQSLIYFDRSFHALPPRAAAPRA; this is translated from the coding sequence ATGGGCGAAGCCGATCCCGCCGTTTCGATCGATGCGTTCCGGGCGGGCATGTCGCGCCTGGGTGCTGCGGTCAATATCGTCACCACCGACGGCCCTTCGGGTAAGCATGGCATCACCGCCTCGGCCGTGTGCAGTGTGACCGACACACCGCCCACGCTGCTGGTCTGCGTCAACCGCAGTTCCAGCGCGCATGACGTGATCGTCGGCAACGGCGCCTTATGCGTGAACGTGTTGGGCCAAGGGCACGAAGATCTGGCGATGCGCTTCGGCAAGCCGGGTATCGCACCCGAGGAACGCTTCGCGGCGGATGCGTGGACGACGCTGGTGACGGGCGCCCCGCTACTGAAAAGCGCCACGGCGGGTTTCGATTGCCGGGTGATCGAACGCCACATGGTCGGCACGCATAGCGTGGTGATCGCGCGGGTGGTGGGCATCGCCAAGGCCGATCTCGGTCAAAGCCTGATCTATTTCGATCGCAGCTTCCATGCATTGCCGCCGCGCGCCGCCGCCCCTCGCGCATAG
- a CDS encoding Gfo/Idh/MocA family oxidoreductase gives MTSVALIGLGWWGKIMARLIAESPKLRLVRAVDIDPAGEAIVRPLGAAFSTNYADALADPAVQAVILCTPHAQHRKQILAAVAAGKHVFCEKPLALTRTHAVECVTACRNAKLVLGIGHERRFEPPILELRKLLSDGTLGTPLQIEANFSQDKFLSLPADNWRLSADNAPAGPMTATGIHLLDLSVSLLGPARRVVANVAQLGSQLRNGDTLGVMVNFASGANALISAMLATPFVGRFALYGNKGWAEVVDKAHPEASEGWTMTTCLRGEKRVSRDFAAAPAVLVNLEAFADAVAGKAPYPVTDAELTGTIAALEAVFASARNGGTVETVAG, from the coding sequence ATGACTTCCGTTGCACTGATCGGTCTGGGCTGGTGGGGCAAGATCATGGCGAGATTGATCGCCGAAAGCCCCAAACTGCGCCTCGTGCGCGCGGTCGATATCGATCCGGCCGGCGAAGCGATCGTGCGTCCGCTCGGCGCCGCGTTCTCGACGAACTATGCCGACGCGCTCGCCGATCCCGCCGTGCAGGCGGTCATTCTGTGCACGCCGCACGCCCAGCATCGCAAGCAAATCTTGGCGGCCGTCGCGGCCGGCAAGCATGTGTTCTGCGAAAAGCCGCTGGCGCTGACCCGCACGCATGCGGTCGAATGCGTCACCGCGTGCCGGAACGCCAAGCTGGTGCTCGGCATCGGGCATGAACGCCGCTTCGAACCGCCGATTTTGGAGCTGCGCAAGCTGCTGAGCGACGGCACGCTGGGCACGCCGTTGCAGATCGAAGCGAATTTCAGCCAGGACAAATTCCTGAGCCTGCCCGCCGATAATTGGCGCCTGTCGGCCGATAACGCGCCCGCCGGGCCGATGACGGCGACGGGCATCCATCTGCTCGATCTTTCGGTGAGCTTGCTCGGCCCCGCGCGCCGCGTGGTGGCGAATGTCGCCCAGCTCGGCAGCCAATTGCGCAACGGCGACACGCTGGGCGTGATGGTCAATTTCGCCAGCGGTGCGAATGCCCTGATCAGCGCGATGCTGGCCACACCGTTCGTCGGGCGCTTCGCGCTTTACGGCAACAAAGGCTGGGCGGAGGTCGTCGACAAGGCGCATCCCGAAGCCTCGGAAGGCTGGACGATGACGACCTGCCTGCGCGGGGAAAAGCGCGTATCGCGCGATTTCGCCGCCGCCCCGGCCGTGCTGGTCAATCTCGAAGCCTTCGCCGACGCGGTCGCCGGCAAGGCGCCCTATCCCGTCACCGATGCCGAACTGACCGGCACGATCGCGGCCCTCGAAGCCGTGTTCGCTTCGGCACGCAACGGCGGCACGGTCGAAACGGTCGCGGGCTGA